The Balaenoptera acutorostrata chromosome 2, mBalAcu1.1, whole genome shotgun sequence genomic sequence gattttcttgccttttgggaagtctgaggtcttctgccagcattcagtaagtgttctgtaggagctgttccacatgtagatgtatttttgatgtatttgtggggaggaaggtgatctccacgtcttactcctccaccatcttgaaggtccccccttttcaaatagttttgatctgcagttggttgaatctgcaaatGCAGACTCtgtggagggccaactgtaatttCAAATGGTCTACCTTGGAGCTTACAAATTCTTTCCTCTGCTTGATCAAGTCTGTTGTTGATATTCTACTGCATTTTCCATTTTAGCTCCAGaatttctctttggttctttttcatgatttcttatctctctgttaaacttctcattttgtgcatatattgttttcctgatttcactgCACTGTCTTTTGgtgttttcttgtagctcattgaGCTTCCTTAAAGCAACGTTTTGAATTCTCTACCAGGCAGATCAcagatcttcatttctttggggtcagTTACAGGAAAATTATTGTGTTCCTTTGGTTATGTCATGTTTCCCTGATTTTTCATGTTCCCTGAAATCTTGCATTGATGTTTTCACATTTGAAGAAGGAATTACTTCCTCCAGTCTTTTCTGACTGATTTTGGGAGCAAAATATCTTCTGTCAGCCCTGTAGGGATTCTTAGACTTTCTCAGACTTTTTCTATAGATACATCTTCTCGACATTTCTTGTTCCTTCTTGGGGAAAGGGAGGATTCTTAAGATCACGTACCTTCTCTTGATCCTGAGGAGTCAAGCCAGGTCCTAGCAGTCTCCTGTTTGCTTTCCCTAGAGTGGTGCTTTGAAACAATCAAGAGTGTGTGTTTTCTCCCAGTCCCTCAGAGTCAGGCTGACTTTCTGTACATGTTCACTAGCCATCTGCAAATGCTTGCGTTTGCTGCCCATGGTGGCACACACAGGGAGCTAACCACAGGGCATGTATgtgtttggtgggggggggggtgagttGTGTGGAGTGTTAGGTGTGCTCTTGAGCCAGTTGGTGGTCCAGAGGTGAGGAATCCCCAGCAGCATGTGGGTGGCCTTCCTGATGGAATCTGTGAAGCAGTTCATAAGATCTACATCCCTTTGATGCATTTTGAGCTTGCCTGCTGTGCTCCCAGCCTCTCTCTGCCCTCAGTCATACAGTTCACCTTAGTATTCTGGATGGGATAAGAAAGAAGTGAGCCTCTTTGACAGCATTCCACACAGCTGGGGGAGACAGACACTCATTCACGCACTCTCACTTTTCCCTAAGGGACAAATCAAGTGCTGAGGGTGTCTCTCTTGGCACTGAGCTGTGCTGCCTTGGGGGAGGGCTGATGTGAGCAAAGTGAAACTGTTCCTCTTACTCTCTTCAAAGTTTTCAATCTCAGATTTTTTTTGCTCCAGTTGTGTGCTGGAACCTCTCCACTGAACCCTAGACTCCCACAAAGGTGCTCTTGTCTATTGGTGATGGACAAACGTGTGGGGAGGATGGTAGAAAACTCTTATTCCACCATCTTGCTGACATCACCAGTAAATGTTCTTTAAAGGAAGAAAGTATTCTGAACTGAgcaattatgaaaatataatatgtccatttatttaagttttctcaGACTTTCAATAGTTTTGTAGGTTTCAAACTTTCTTTCCTAAATTATGCATATAAGAATATGAATTTACCTCTGAATACTGATTTAGCTGCATCTCCTTTGCtagttagggttttttttttaattataaatattaccTGATTTCAATGATGATGTCTTCTTTGATGCATACATTAAGTGTGCTTTTAGTATTTCCAAACATATAGGAAGAGACtgattatctttttattattgatttctaatttgattACATTATGAGCAGAGAACATGCTCTGTTTGATATGTATTCTTTGGTGCTAAGATTTGCTTTGTGGCCTAATTTTTgcagatatacatatgtatatacatacagatatacatatatccttaaAAAGAAAGTGGATTTTCTAATAATTTAGTGTAGTGCTCAAATCAAGCTGATTGTGTTATCAAATTTTCTATACCCTGACCAAAATTTTGTCCCCTTGATCTACCAATTACTAAAAAAGATATCATAAGTTTCCTATTATGATatggtttataattttttacttacagttctgttggtttttttctttatatattgtaaGCCTATGTTGTTAAGTGCATATTAgtagctttttttctctttctggtgaATCATTCCCTTCATTATTGCATAATgactttccttattctttttaatgccttTGCCTTAAGtatgttttgtctgatattaataagCTATCCAACTTCCCTTTGGTTAGTATTTCTTGGTATATTTTTAGCATTACTTTTCTTCAACCCTTCTATGTCATTATAGTTTAGGTGTATCTCTTGCATACATGATGTAAtagggttttgtttctttgtccaaCCTGAATCTGTTTTTTAATGATCAGTttaagccatttaaaattttgttgtaaTTATGcatgtgttttgtaatttttattttcttctttatatctcctTTCCTGACTTAAAGTGGTTTGATCAAAATCTCTATTTCTGTTGTACCCTTACTGTAATTTAGAAGTTATATATTCTATAATTAGTTTAGTGGTTACACCTAAAGTTTAATTACATATACTTTATGTAGGAAGTCCAAAATGTTCAATATATCTATTCTCCTGCAACTGAATACAAAAACATtacaacaattttattttaattccccCTTTTGTCTCATATAATTTTTGCATTGTGTTTTAATCCACTTTACTTACATACacattctcattattattattattttaaaacagtgttTTGTTCACTCCTTCTACATTTATACCAATTTCTTGACTGATCATTGCTTCTTGGATAATGCTTTTTTCTGGATTCAACTTGTTTTATCCTGAAGTAAATCCTTTAGTAGTTTTATTAGCAAAGGTTCATACATGGTATACTCTCTCAATCTTTGTCTGAAACAGGAATATTCAGCCTTGAGCCAAGGCTTGACATATGCGTTGCTATAAACAGTTTATCAAAGGTTCAATATGCAATACGTATATAAGTTGATAACATAATTAGTCCAGATTGGAAATTGAGTGTAATCTCTTCTAATCTTCCAGAATCATCTCTATAGCATTCATGTAACTTCCCCCTTTCAGTGTTTCTAGAGGAATCATGCCGATGGAACCAAACAACCAAACAAGTGAATACAAGTTTATCCTCCTGGGACTTTCAGAAAATCCAGAACAGGAAactctcctctttgctctgtttcTCTGCATGTATGTGGTCACAGTAGTGGGGAACCTGTTGATCATACTGGCCATCAGCTCAGACTCCCACCTGCACACTCCCATGTACTTCTTCTTAGCCAATCTCTCCTTGGTTGATTTCTGCCTGGCCACCAACACTGTCCCCAAGATGCTAGTGAACATACAAATCAGGAGCAAATCCATCTCATATCCTTGCTGCCTGACCCAAATgtactttcttcatttctttggcaTCATGGACAGTATCTTAATAGCCGTGATGGCTTATGACAGGTTTGTAGCTATATGTCACCCCTTATACTATACCACCATCATGAGCCCACGTCTCTGTGGCCTGCTGGCTGGTGGCCCATGGGTGTTTTCCTGCTTCATCTCCCTCGCCCACATTCTCCTGATGGCCCGTCTGGTTTTCTGTGGCAACAATAGGTTGCCTCACTACTTCTGTGACCTCACTCCCCTCCTGAGACTTTCATGCACTGACACCTCTGTGAACAAGATCTTTGTGTTCATTGTGGCAGGAATGGTGATAGCCACACCTTTCATCTGCATCCTGGCCTCCTATGTTCACATAATTGTGGCCATCTTGAAGTTGCCCTCTGCAGGTGGCAGGAAGAAAGGCTTTTTCACCTGCAGCTCCCACCTCTCTGTGGTTGTACTCTTCTATGGGACCACAATTGGGGTTTACCTTTGTCCTTCATCTGTCCACACAGCCGTGAAGGAGAAAGCATCTGCTGTAATGTACACTGTGGTCACGCCCATGCTGAACCCCTTTATTTACAGCCTGAGGAACAGAGACCTGAAGGGGGCCCTGCTGAAACTCATCAACAGAAAAATCACCTCATCTTCCTGACCACCAGGGCGCCTGGAACCTTCCAGGGGGTTAAGATGTAAACATCTGAGTTCTTGGGCAAAAATCTGGAATTGCATGGGTTGGGAGAGTAACCACTTTAGATTTTGAATTGCTGAAGCTTGAAAGGTAACCTCAAGATAGCCCTGTAACTATTTTCTCAATTACTGAGACCACTAGGGGTCCACTGGGATATGACTCATGCTGTATTTCTACCAGGATCAGTCTAGTTCTAGCAGATTGGATTTATCCATTCAGATTCATTGagcactcaacaaatatatattaagtatgTATTCTGGGTTTGATGTTAGATGCTGGACATAGAGTCATGAACAGGAGTAGCAAAAATCCCTATAGTCTGAATTATAGTtgagaatgagagaagatatcGTACACTTCGTTATAGTAGAATGGAACATAAACATGAGAGGGAGGATAGGATATAGTAAGAACACCCAACAGAGTCTGGAAGGGAGAATCAGGGAAGGTCTCCTGGGAGAAGTGACCCCCAAACCCAAAGGATACGATGGTGTTGTTCAGGCAAAACGAGAAGAAAGAGtatctcagaaaaacaaaacaacatgtgAAAAGGTGAGAGAACTAGAGAAGCATGCATTTGTGAAGTGAAAAGTCCAGTTATGGAGAATGATGCCAGGTCCTAAGGGCTTTTAGGATCAACCTAAGAGTGCGGCCTTTTTCCAAGGAACCAGCCAGCTAACTTGACTTCCAGGGACCAAAGTCAGGGAGCATGTGGATGAGTTGTACAGCCCCTACCCCTTTCCTGTCACTTATATCTTCTGAGGGAGCAAGATGGCTTGTGCTAGACAAAAGTTGTGTGAGGCACAAGGGAGAAAGAGATTCAGACCATGCATTAAGAAAGTGaggaactgggacttccctggtggcgcagtgcttaagaatctgcctgccaatgcaggggtcatgggttcaaaccctggtcagggaagatctcacatgacgcagagcaactaagcccgtgtgccacaactactgagtctgcgctctagagaccatgagccacaactactgagcctgcatgccacaactactgaagcccgtgtgccacaactactgaagcccacactcctagagcccatgctctgcaacaagagaagccaccgcagtgagaagcccacacaccgcaacgaagagtagcccctgctctctgcaactagagaaagcccccgcgcagcaacaaagacccaatgcagcaaaaactaaataaataaaatttattttaaaagagaaaaaagaaagtgaggaaCCAATCTTATAATacaattggaaatgaaaaataagtgagGGACAATCATTTGATGGCATATATCTTCATAGACAAAGAGGAAGATATCAGTCAACTGAATCATGAACCTCTAAACCAGAGGAAAGCTGAGGCATGTCTCATTCTCAATATATACCTATGGAATGCATGTAAGTAGTAACACTGTTGATACCAGAAATGAGAGCTATTCATTGAGCATTTTCCTTGTGCCACCTTACCACGTTTCTTTGTGCTGTCTCATTTCATCATTCTAAAGTCCCTATGAAGGCCATTCATTATATCTATGTCTATAGTGGAGTAGTCCTAATACTCATATGGAGATTTACAACTAAAATGGAATGAGCAGTGACTTCAAATGGGGCCAGAAATTTTCAAATGGCGCTAAGGAGCTGACATCATCTTAAGCAGAATGGCTTCGAATAATCGTACATCtaatttgcttttgttgctttcccttctttctttcttttttttctttttgacactatttcaattatttatttaaacttttttttaacagaaatttttAACACACAAAATATTGACATAATTGCTTAATAAACTCCTGTATACCTCTTTCCCCGGCCACATAACTACCAACCTCTGGTCAACCCTACCTCATCTACAACCTTATCTTCTTCTCCCACTCTTGTAgtcaatgtaatttttaaaaataaattaccatttgagggtttccctggtggcgcagtggttaagaatctgcctgacaatgcaggggacacggttcaagccctggtctgggaagatcccacatactgcggagcaactaagcccgtgcgccacaactactgagcctacgctctagagcccgcaagccacaactactgaagcccgcacgcctagagcctatgctccgcaacaagagaaaccaccacaatgagaagcccacgcactgcaatgaagaggagcccccgctcgctacaactagagaaagcccgcaagtggcaacaaagacccaaagcagccaaaaataagtaaaaataaaataaataaacttattttttttaagtgtaaaaaaattaaataaataaataaattaccatTTGAGAAGGGCATATTAGCTTGAAACAACCTCATTCAAAGCAGGATTGCTTATATAGGTCACTTGATGgaactggttttttaaaaaggaggcaaACTGAATGCACATGTATTGTTATTCCGGGGGATATGACCTCACTGTTATAAGCATTGAGTATCACCATAAACAATCTTTAAGGATCATCACTGTTGCTTTCTTTTCAAGAGTATTAGACTTTTTCAGTTGAAACCACAGACCTTCAGACCTGGCCCTGTTATATATTGGAAAGACGATGAAAATCCACTTTCTGGTGAATAAAACCCAGAAGCTAAGACTATTAGAGTTTGCCAGGGGGGAACCCATGAGTCTGGTCGGGTCCTTTTTAGAATAACCAAAAATCTGGTGAAAGTTGGTCCACAGCTCTCCTTGTAAGTTCCCTCTGTTCTCCTGTCATATGAATGCAAGTAGTTATGGTGCTGGTTGGGAGAGGATTGGAATGGCCAGAGATTTGGGAAATTATTAGAACTGGGGGGCTCATAGAATTTTGtgaaaacctctctctctctatccagTTTGAGTTGAAGCACGCTTttacctttctccctctcctgtgCAATGAGGGATGCCTCgcaccaaaaaaactgttaagaTTCTGTCAGCCAGACTATCTCTGTCTTGTTTTGTGTTAAGAAGTTAAGAccacaaatctaaaaaaaaaaaaaaaaaaaggatgcagatgaacttatttgcaaaacagaaatagacccacggACAtcgaaaaaaaacttatggttaccaaagaggaaagggtgggggagggataaattaggagtttggggttaacatatacacactactgtatataaaatagataaccaacaaacacctactgtatagcacagggaactatactcaatattttgtaataacctataagagaaaagaatctgaaaaagtatacatgtatatgtataataacTGAATCACcctgctgtacacctgcaactaacacaacattgtaaatcaactatacttcaataaaatacatatagatataaaattttaaaaagagggagaaaaaaagaagaccacAACTGCAGGAGAGAGTTATCCTGATAGCCCTTACAATATCAACTTCCAACATTTGTTGGCATTGAtatatgttttattcattcattcaacacatgagCAGTGACAATAGAGCAgtaagcaagagagagagaaaaaaagcccTTTCCTGTGACAACAAAAGTTTAGTACAAGGGAGTTTCTTCAGGGTGGGTGAGGGGGGGAGTGATGGAACTGTTCGGTATCTTGATATCAGAGCAGTGACTCTGAAGGtgctaaaaaatttaaatggtacTCTACCTCCCCAAATCCCACAAATCTATACATAGGATAAAATGCCAAGAATGGTGCACcagaaaaaatttaatttcactgatatttaaaaataaaatcaaacaataGAAACCAAAGCAACCATTCCCAGTTCAGCAGGGAAAACAATAACTAAAGAGAtaatcatgggcttccctggtggcgcagtggttgagaatctgcctgctaatgcaggggacacgggttcgagccctggtctgggaagatcccacatgccacggagcagctgggcccgtgagccacaattgctgagcctgcgcgtctggagcctgtgccccgcgacgggaggggccgcgatagagaaaggcccgcgcaccgcgatgaagagcggtccccgcaccgcgatgaagagtggcccccgcttgccgcaactggagaaagccctcgcacgaaccgaagacccaacacagccaaaaataaataaataaataaataaataaataagaaaatcctttaaaaaaaaaaaaaaagagataatcaaTGTGCCAGATAATTATCAATGTTGAGAAGGACTTCAAAGGCATAACGAAGGGTATGTGACAGAGACAGATGGGGGTGGTATTTTAGTCTTGGGATTTCTGAGAGCAATCGGTCTCTATTAAGGTGGCTTCTGATCTGAGCTCTGAATCAGGCCAAGAGAGAACTATTGCTATGAAGGAGGTGGAAACAGTGTGCCAGAAGAAGGGAATTGTACATGCAAAGTCAGGCACAAGTCAGTATCTAAATAAGTTTTAAGGAGCTGTCCatgcttttttatatatatttagatttgtTCTCATCTTAATCCTTGAACAAAGTCCTGCCAGCATTATAAACCCAACATAGAACTCAGCTTAAAACAACTAACAGTTATTATCTTATAGTCTCTGTAGGTCAGGAAACTgggcatggcttagctgggtaACTTGCTCAGGGTCTCTGATAAGGCTGCAGTCAAAATGCTAGTAAGgggatttctctttctgatcttttgttgttagtgtatagaaatgcaacagatttctgtgtattacttttgtagcctgcaactttaccaaattcactgatgagctctagtagttttctggtagcatctttaggattttccatgtatagtatcatgtcatctgcaaacagtgacagtttaactccttcttttccaatttggattccctttatttctttttcttctctgattgccatagctaggacttccaaaactatgttgaaaaaaagtGGTTATAGtgaacatccttgccttgttcctgatcttagaggaaatgctttcagcttttcaccattaagtatgatgttggctatAGGTTTGTCTCAtgtggcctttgttatgttgacgtatgttccctctatgcccactttctggagagtttttatcataaatggtgttgaattttgttcagaacctttttctgcatctattgagatggtcatatggtttttattattcaatttgttgatgtggtgtatcacactgatagatttgcagatattgaaaatccttgaatccctgggataaatcccacttgatcatggtatatgatccttttaatgtattgttggattctaattgctagtattttgttgaggatttttgtgtctatgtttatcagtgatattggcctgtaattttctttttttgtcaaaCGTGTATTGCACTGCTTAACATGCAAAATTAAAGTCATTTCCATGGGTAAACACACTAATATCCTCAGGATATATCTTAACATGGATAGAATTTAAGTATCTAGATAGCAGGACATCCCTTTCAAGATAAGGACTATAACGTGATAGCTTTGTAGAGATGTATAAAATGCCAAAAGAAGGGATAAAGATTGGTTATGTAACTGTTTTCATGCAGTTTGCTACTGTTTCAATTCTGCCTTCTATAGATTATGTCAACATAACTTTGGAAGCAataattttactatattttattttcagatagcttttaaaaatcagcattGTAAATGCAGCTATGCTCATTTAATGTTCAGAATTTTCATTAAACTCAAAAATTTGGCATTGACACTTCGGTTTTTTAAATGGTGTTTAAGGACTTATggatgtgtattttttatttgtaatcaTAGAGGCTGTCCCAGAACAAGTATATTATAATATGCCTGTTAAAATTCAGCAAAGACAGTAGGAAAATAAGTGTTATGgggaaattaaaggaaaactgAGCCAGAATCTTTATATTCCTGACTTTAATTTGATTAAAGTTTATCACtgttctttctaaaaataaaaaatatatatgtatatatatatttatacacacatatataaaatatatacgtgtatatatatgtatgtatgtatgtatgtatatatatatatatatatatctggttaagatcagaaagagaaattcaagaaacaatcctatttaccatcacatcaaaaagaacaaaatacctaggaataaacctacctaaggagacaaaagacctgtatgcgaaaactataagacactgatgaaagaaatggaaagaaattgaagacagatggattatatcatgttcttggattggaagaatcaatattgtcaaaatgactatactacccaaagccacctacagattcaatgcaatccctatcaaactaccaatggcatttttcacagaacaagaacaaaaaatttcacaatttgtatggaaacacaaaagaccccaaatagccaaagcaatattgagaaagagaaatggagctggaagaatcaggctccctgacttcagactatactacaaagttatagtcatcaaaacactatggtaggtcttccctggtggcgcagtggttaagaatccgcctgccaatgcaggggacacgggttcgtgctccggtccgggaagatcccacatgccgcggagcagctaggcccgtgagccacaactactgagcctgcgcgtctggagcctgtgctctgcaacaagagaggccgctacagtgagaggcccgcacactgcaatgaagagtggcccccgctcactgcaactggacaAAGctctcgcatagaaacgaagacacaacacagtcaaaaataaataaataaataggagatcgtgcattaaaaaaaaaaaaaaaaaaaccactatggtatttctctatttctatagaaatatagaccaatggaacaggatagaaagctcagaaataaacccacacacctattgtcaattaatctatgacaaaggaggcaagactatacaatggtggaaagacagtctcgtcaacaaatggtgctgggaaaactggacagctacatgtaaaaaaaaaaaatgaaattagataattctttaacaccatacacaaaaataagctcaaaatggattaaagaactaaatgtgagaccagacactataaaactcctagagcaaaacataggcagaacacactctgacataaatcacagccatatcttttttgatccatctcccagagtaatggaaataaaaacaaaaatagacaaatgggatctaattaaactcaaaagcttttgcacagcaaaggaagccataaacaaaatgaaaagacaacccacggat encodes the following:
- the LOC103004973 gene encoding olfactory receptor 24 — translated: MEPNNQTSEYKFILLGLSENPEQETLLFALFLCMYVVTVVGNLLIILAISSDSHLHTPMYFFLANLSLVDFCLATNTVPKMLVNIQIRSKSISYPCCLTQMYFLHFFGIMDSILIAVMAYDRFVAICHPLYYTTIMSPRLCGLLAGGPWVFSCFISLAHILLMARLVFCGNNRLPHYFCDLTPLLRLSCTDTSVNKIFVFIVAGMVIATPFICILASYVHIIVAILKLPSAGGRKKGFFTCSSHLSVVVLFYGTTIGVYLCPSSVHTAVKEKASAVMYTVVTPMLNPFIYSLRNRDLKGALLKLINRKITSSS